In Pirellulales bacterium, the genomic stretch CTTTTTCCGTGCTGGCCTTATCAGTACTGGCCTTGTCGCTGGGGGCCTTTCCTGTCACGGCTTTGCCCTCAGTCGCATGGTCATGCCCTTCATGCCCATGATCATGCCCGGCGTGGTCATGGCCCGCATGGTCATGCCCCTCGTGGGAGTGGTCGTGGCCATCACCGGGGTGATGCGCGTCGGGCTTTTTATCCTTGTCAATGACGACCGGCTTGGCCGTGGGTTTACCGGTACAGCCCGCCAGACCACCCACACCTAACCCCAGGATTACCAACAAGCTCAAGGCAAAAAATCTGCACATGTGTGAATTTTCCAAAATTTTTCAAGGAAAAAGAAGTTGATTTCAGGATGACCCAGCGATCGGTGGCCCGACCATGAGCCAAATTCCACCTCAATGTACTAAAATTCTAGCCGAAGTGCCAATTTCCGGCGAGTAGCCGCTCCCGAGAGAATTTGCCGCTAAATCAGCGATTTTCCCGCATTTTACTGACTTTGCTCTTCCGCCTGGTCCACGTGCTCCAGCAATTCCTCGACGGCGTGATCCATCGCCTCCTCCGATCCTTCGCCAGGTGCCGTGGCCTCCGCCACCAACTCCACCGTCGGGTCGTGTTTGGGCGGGAACAGGATTGAGGCCAAGATTGCAAAAGCTAGCAGAGAGACCACAACCAGCAAGGAGACCTCTGGCCGGATCAGTTTATCCCCCTCGTGCAGTTGATAGCCAAAAAGCTGCGTCCAAATGGTCGTTTTGGAAAAGTAATCCGCGATCATCTTGATCCCCACAAACCCCAGGATCGCGCTCAGTCCATAATTTAAATAATGAAAAATGTCCATCACCCCCGCCAGAAGAAAATACAACGCACGCAGGCCCATGATGGCAAAGATATTGGACGTAAACACAATAAACGTGTCCCTGGTAATCCCCAGGATAGTCGGGACGCTATCAACGGCGAACATGACATCGGTGCTCTCCACGACCAAGAGGACCAAAAAGAGGGGTGTCACATGCCAGAGCCCGTCAATTTTGACAAAAAAGTGATCCTGTTCGGAATGTTTGCTCACGCGAAAAATACGCCGCCCCAGCCGAATCACAAAGTTCTGGTCGGGGTGAATTTCGTCATCGTCATGGGCGATCAGCATGATGCCAGTGTAGATCAAAAACGCCCCAAAGATCGGCATCGTCCAATCGGCATAATGCAGGATCGCGCTGCCGATCAAAATAAAGATCAGCCGCATTACAATCGCCCCCAAAATCCCCCAAAAGAGCACGCGATATTGATATTTTAGCGGCAGCTTAAAATATTTAAAAATCACCGCAAACACAAAGACATTGTCCACCGACAACGACCATTCCACTAAATATCCCGTCAAAAACTCGATCGCCGGGCCGGAGCCCGCCTCCCACCAGATCCACAGATTAAACGTCAACGCCAACCCGCACCAAAACAGCGTCCAAAGCGCGCTCTCACGCAAGGTCGGCTCATGGGCGTGTTTGTGAAACACAAACAAGTCCAGACCCAGCATGATCGTGACAAAGATACTAAAGGCCACCCAATGCCAAACCGTGACGTCCAAAGTTGAATTCCTTTGAGGAGCTTTTTCCAGTATTTGCGGTATGCCGCAGATAGATCACAGGGTCAAAGCGCTGCAAATATCATAAAGGATTGGGGGGCGATTGGCAAAGATGGCGTAATGT encodes the following:
- a CDS encoding TerC family protein translates to MDVTVWHWVAFSIFVTIMLGLDLFVFHKHAHEPTLRESALWTLFWCGLALTFNLWIWWEAGSGPAIEFLTGYLVEWSLSVDNVFVFAVIFKYFKLPLKYQYRVLFWGILGAIVMRLIFILIGSAILHYADWTMPIFGAFLIYTGIMLIAHDDDEIHPDQNFVIRLGRRIFRVSKHSEQDHFFVKIDGLWHVTPLFLVLLVVESTDVMFAVDSVPTILGITRDTFIVFTSNIFAIMGLRALYFLLAGVMDIFHYLNYGLSAILGFVGIKMIADYFSKTTIWTQLFGYQLHEGDKLIRPEVSLLVVVSLLAFAILASILFPPKHDPTVELVAEATAPGEGSEEAMDHAVEELLEHVDQAEEQSQ